A window of the Fusobacterium perfoetens genome harbors these coding sequences:
- a CDS encoding phage antirepressor, with protein MKVLAKRNMMGRSFKIYGDIENPLFLARDVASWIGHTNISHMLNMVDDDEKLTYTMCNSGQNREMWFLTEDGLYEVLMQSRKPIAKTFKRKIKEILKTIRKKGVYLAKPPKDEEKLLLAKAVLLMQSEIDEKTMKIKALENNASQDRPKVIFAEAVEGSNHSILIGELAKIIKQKGYDIGQKRLFAWLRENNYLMKKGDSYNMPTQKSMDMRLFEIKESLVTHSNGHQSVVATTKVTGKGQVYFINLFIKKLYEEKYGESLS; from the coding sequence ATGAAAGTTTTGGCAAAGAGAAACATGATGGGAAGATCTTTTAAAATCTATGGAGATATTGAAAACCCTCTATTTTTAGCTCGTGATGTGGCTAGTTGGATTGGGCATACTAATATCTCTCATATGTTGAATATGGTTGATGATGATGAAAAGCTGACTTACACAATGTGTAACTCAGGTCAAAATAGAGAAATGTGGTTTTTAACAGAAGATGGACTTTATGAAGTTTTGATGCAATCAAGAAAACCTATTGCAAAAACTTTTAAAAGAAAGATAAAAGAGATATTAAAAACTATCCGTAAAAAAGGGGTATATCTTGCTAAACCACCTAAAGATGAGGAAAAACTATTATTAGCAAAGGCTGTACTTTTGATGCAATCAGAAATTGATGAAAAGACTATGAAAATAAAAGCACTAGAAAATAACGCCAGCCAAGACCGTCCAAAAGTTATTTTTGCTGAGGCTGTGGAGGGGTCTAACCACTCAATTCTCATTGGAGAACTTGCAAAAATCATTAAACAAAAAGGATACGATATAGGACAAAAACGTCTATTTGCTTGGCTTAGAGAGAATAATTATCTGATGAAAAAAGGGGATTCTTACAATATGCCTACTCAAAAATCTATGGATATGAGATTATTCGAGATAAAAGAAAGCCTTGTTACACATTCAAATGGACATCAATCAGTGGTTGCCACTACTAAGGTTACAGGAAAAGGACAGGTATATTTTATAAATCTTTTTATTAAAAAACTTTACGAAGAAAAATATGGAGAAAGTTTATCATAG
- a CDS encoding cobalt-precorrin-6A reductase produces MDWIIGGTKDSRDFIESLLKQNKNNIIVTTATPYGKKLLEEYPIDVIVKPMDIDEMREFIKKYSIKRIFDFSHPYAQEISKNAMDISKVVNILYYRFERENLENNFSDNKNIIYFTDIFEITKFISNLNKNILVTLGSNTIEKFKNLPNLKNIYFRILPTTLALGKLEECGIMAKNIIALQGPFSYDFNLAILKNYKIDYLVTKESGTTGGELEKIKSALDIGAKVLILRRPAIQYPWVSSNIEEILKIYLDERN; encoded by the coding sequence ATGGATTGGATAATTGGAGGAACAAAGGATTCTAGAGATTTTATAGAGAGTCTACTTAAACAAAATAAAAATAATATTATAGTAACAACAGCCACACCTTATGGGAAAAAACTTCTTGAAGAGTATCCAATAGATGTAATTGTAAAGCCTATGGACATAGATGAGATGAGGGAGTTTATCAAAAAATATTCTATAAAAAGGATATTTGATTTCTCTCACCCATATGCACAGGAAATATCAAAAAATGCTATGGATATTTCAAAGGTTGTGAACATTCTTTACTACCGTTTTGAGAGGGAAAATCTCGAAAATAATTTCTCTGATAATAAGAATATAATTTACTTTACAGATATTTTTGAAATAACTAAATTTATTTCAAATCTCAATAAAAATATCTTGGTTACTCTGGGGAGTAACACAATAGAAAAATTTAAAAATCTACCAAATCTTAAGAATATCTATTTTAGAATTTTACCTACAACTTTGGCTCTTGGAAAGTTAGAGGAATGTGGAATAATGGCTAAAAATATAATTGCTCTGCAAGGACCATTTTCCTATGATTTTAACTTGGCTATTCTTAAAAATTACAAGATAGATTATTTAGTAACAAAAGAAAGTGGAACTACTGGGGGAGAATTAGAAAAAATAAAATCTGCTCTTGATATAGGGGCAAAAGTCCTTATACTCAGACGTCCTGCTATCCAATATCCTTGGGTTAGCAGTAACATAGAGGAGATTTTAAAAATTTATTTAGATGAAAGGAACTAG
- the ilvA gene encoding threonine ammonia-lyase → MVNDVTLEMIKDAAYTIKDSIKRTQLMECPTLFEMTGNRVYFKLENLQKTGSFKIRGAMNKIMNLTDEEKARGVIASSAGNHAQGVALGATSLGIKSTIVMPGTAPLSKVAATKNYGAEVVQVGTVYDDAYKKACEIQKETGATFLHPFDDPYVIAGQGTIGLEILEDLENVDVVIVPIGGGGIISGIAKAIKSIKKDVKIIGVEPSNAPSMKEAVAKGCPCTVKVSPTIADGIAVARAGNLTCKIISEYVDDIVTVTEDELAKAILFLLEKSKVLAEGAGASPLAALLSGKIKEKGKNICCVVSGGNADITAVERIINKALVLSGRKVELNVIVEDRFGELNKLLSILAQEKASVLSINQTMYSSNLPINSQKATVAIECMDEAHRDRIIETIKSAGFQLR, encoded by the coding sequence ATGGTAAATGATGTAACTCTTGAAATGATTAAAGACGCTGCTTACACCATAAAAGATTCGATAAAAAGAACTCAACTTATGGAATGTCCTACTCTTTTTGAAATGACTGGAAATAGAGTTTATTTCAAACTAGAAAATCTTCAAAAAACTGGTTCTTTCAAAATAAGAGGAGCTATGAATAAGATTATGAACTTGACAGATGAGGAAAAAGCTCGTGGAGTTATTGCATCTTCTGCTGGTAATCACGCTCAAGGGGTGGCTCTTGGAGCTACAAGTCTTGGTATAAAATCAACTATTGTTATGCCAGGGACTGCACCTTTATCAAAGGTAGCTGCCACTAAAAATTATGGAGCTGAGGTTGTACAAGTAGGTACTGTTTATGATGACGCATATAAAAAAGCTTGTGAAATCCAAAAAGAAACTGGAGCAACTTTCTTACACCCATTTGATGATCCATATGTAATAGCTGGTCAAGGTACAATTGGGCTTGAAATATTAGAAGATTTAGAAAATGTAGATGTGGTAATAGTTCCAATCGGTGGTGGAGGTATTATCTCTGGTATTGCTAAAGCTATAAAATCTATTAAAAAAGATGTTAAAATAATAGGTGTTGAACCGTCTAACGCACCATCTATGAAAGAGGCTGTGGCTAAAGGTTGCCCTTGTACTGTAAAAGTTAGTCCTACTATTGCTGACGGTATTGCTGTGGCTCGTGCTGGTAACTTAACTTGCAAAATAATCTCTGAGTATGTTGATGATATAGTGACAGTTACTGAGGACGAACTTGCAAAAGCTATACTTTTCTTATTAGAAAAATCTAAAGTATTGGCTGAGGGAGCTGGAGCATCTCCTCTTGCTGCTCTACTTTCTGGTAAAATAAAAGAAAAAGGTAAAAATATCTGTTGTGTTGTGTCTGGTGGTAATGCTGATATAACTGCTGTTGAAAGAATAATCAACAAAGCCCTTGTACTATCTGGTAGAAAGGTTGAACTTAACGTTATTGTTGAGGATAGATTTGGAGAACTTAACAAACTTTTATCAATCCTTGCTCAAGAAAAAGCAAGTGTCCTAAGCATCAACCAAACTATGTATAGCTCTAACCTACCAATAAACTCTCAAAAAGCCACTGTGGCTATCGAGTGTATGGACGAGGCTCATAGAGATAGAATAATTGAAACTATTAAATCAGCTGGTTTCCAATTAAGATAG
- a CDS encoding helix-turn-helix domain-containing protein: MQRTRLSLVLKELRNSRGLTIKKLSELSGVGNGTIGDIESGKSRGSQKTLDILSETLKLTKKERNRLDSAFLGRNIVFDTDKTCNLSKNQRIELNDFLQDAILYFQNEKISDEDKAKLFESLQEAYFEIKLANKRRKK; this comes from the coding sequence ATGCAAAGGACAAGATTAAGTTTGGTTTTAAAGGAATTAAGAAACTCTAGAGGTCTAACTATAAAAAAATTATCTGAATTAAGTGGAGTTGGAAATGGAACTATCGGAGATATCGAAAGTGGAAAAAGTAGAGGAAGTCAAAAAACTTTAGATATCCTTAGTGAAACATTAAAACTTACTAAAAAAGAAAGAAATAGATTGGATTCAGCATTTTTAGGACGTAATATAGTATTTGATACAGATAAGACTTGCAATCTTTCTAAAAATCAAAGAATAGAGTTAAATGATTTCTTACAAGATGCCATTTTATACTTCCAAAATGAAAAAATCTCTGATGAGGACAAGGCTAAACTTTTTGAATCTTTACAAGAGGCTTATTTTGAGATAAAACTTGCTAACAAAAGAAGAAAAAAATAG
- a CDS encoding helix-turn-helix domain-containing protein: MKKNGFFIIERFMVDDLKLKGNELIIYGIIYGFSKNNSSFEGSLNYLAGWIGSSKQTVITVIKSLMNKGLIQRVGINKSMRTYIYRALDNQSNILTDESQKNIACQSKDFTEIGQNIIPNNIDNNINNKIDDTLYKDTIKEILKDWNINYMTIVRFKKPIQRVKDVVAFAKSNNKGEGWIVSAIRDDYRLYNIEKNFKKIGEETYKDSEIPDDNIELYKHMGFI, translated from the coding sequence ATGAAGAAAAACGGATTTTTTATCATTGAAAGATTTATGGTAGATGATTTGAAACTCAAGGGGAATGAACTTATAATATACGGTATTATCTACGGATTTTCAAAAAATAACTCATCTTTTGAGGGAAGTCTTAACTACTTAGCTGGTTGGATAGGTTCTAGCAAACAGACTGTGATTACTGTTATTAAATCCCTTATGAATAAAGGGCTTATCCAAAGAGTAGGGATTAACAAAAGTATGAGAACATATATTTATAGGGCTTTGGACAACCAGTCAAATATTTTAACTGATGAAAGTCAAAAAAATATAGCTTGTCAGTCAAAAGATTTTACTGAGATAGGTCAAAATATTATACCCAATAATATAGATAATAATATAAATAATAAAATAGATGATACTCTCTACAAAGATACTATAAAAGAGATTTTAAAAGATTGGAACATAAATTATATGACTATTGTGAGATTTAAAAAACCTATCCAAAGAGTAAAAGATGTAGTGGCTTTTGCAAAATCAAACAACAAAGGAGAGGGTTGGATAGTAAGTGCTATACGAGATGATTACAGGCTTTATAACATTGAGAAAAACTTTAAAAAGATAGGGGAAGAAACCTACAAAGATAGTGAAATCCCCGATGATAATATTGAACTTTATAAACATATGGGATTTATATAA
- a CDS encoding ATP-binding protein, with amino-acid sequence MKNIPICRYCGKPYKKNPHILEGLPDFIKEKIIYIPDCDCLEIQKEKELEELEKKRVEECKANRIKRFRDISLIDEKFRLSTFERADMSQNYIKIARAFAEKFIEKGNAPRGILFYGGVGTGKTYASSCIGNYLMDSGKTVVIMNMGLYIGKIQREWAEAEKDLLSYIKDSDLLIIDDFGAEKISEFVIEKTFAMIDTRYRALKPLIITTNLNIEEIGERFGARIADRISEMCFPILVTGMSKRGADTKRKFMEFLK; translated from the coding sequence ATGAAAAATATTCCTATTTGCAGATATTGTGGGAAACCTTATAAAAAAAATCCACATATTTTGGAGGGGTTACCCGATTTTATAAAAGAGAAAATAATCTATATTCCTGATTGTGATTGTCTTGAAATCCAAAAAGAAAAAGAACTAGAAGAGCTTGAGAAAAAGAGAGTGGAGGAGTGCAAAGCAAACAGAATAAAGAGGTTTAGAGATATATCTTTGATAGACGAGAAGTTTAGGTTAAGCACTTTTGAAAGAGCTGATATGAGTCAAAACTATATAAAGATAGCTCGTGCTTTTGCTGAAAAGTTTATAGAGAAAGGGAATGCTCCAAGGGGGATTTTATTTTATGGGGGAGTTGGTACAGGGAAGACCTACGCCTCTAGCTGTATAGGGAATTATCTTATGGACAGTGGCAAAACAGTTGTTATTATGAATATGGGGCTTTATATTGGGAAAATTCAAAGGGAGTGGGCTGAGGCAGAAAAAGATTTACTTTCTTATATAAAAGACTCTGACCTTTTGATAATAGATGATTTTGGTGCTGAAAAAATATCAGAGTTTGTTATTGAAAAAACTTTTGCTATGATAGACACTAGATACAGAGCTTTAAAACCTCTTATTATCACCACTAATCTAAATATAGAGGAGATTGGGGAAAGGTTTGGTGCAAGGATAGCTGATAGAATTTCTGAGATGTGCTTTCCTATTCTGGTTACAGGTATGTCAAAGAGAGGGGCTGACACTAAAAGAAAATTTATGGAGTTTTTAAAATAA
- a CDS encoding ImmA/IrrE family metallo-endopeptidase, with amino-acid sequence MDIPLRVKKLVEKWGTSNPFSLCNYLGIIVSYKDLGNLKGYSMKKFRRKYICINENLNEVDRLFTCAHELGHLMCNHFDNLNFLLNNTYLVNISVYEDEANLFAKELLKDNETWCATSQIDKKYWDIFYK; translated from the coding sequence ATGGATATTCCTTTAAGAGTAAAAAAATTAGTTGAAAAATGGGGTACGAGTAATCCTTTTAGTCTTTGCAATTATCTTGGAATAATCGTAAGTTACAAGGATTTAGGTAATCTTAAAGGGTACTCTATGAAAAAATTTAGAAGAAAATATATCTGTATAAATGAAAATCTAAATGAGGTAGATCGGCTTTTTACCTGTGCCCACGAGTTGGGACACTTGATGTGCAACCATTTTGATAATCTGAATTTTCTTCTTAATAACACATACCTTGTGAATATATCAGTTTATGAAGATGAGGCTAATCTTTTTGCAAAGGAGCTTTTAAAAGATAACGAAACTTGGTGTGCAACCTCACAGATTGATAAAAAATATTGGGATATATTTTACAAATAA
- a CDS encoding precorrin-8X methylmutase: MREYIKEPQLIEKRSFEIITSELGDKIKNFTDEELPIVKRVIHTTADFQYADLIKFLNNPIESGKKALLEGTKIYCDTNMIVNGLSKMVLKKFGCTAYTLVSDEEVARESKERGVTRSIVGIEHASRDTDTKIFLIGNAPTALYRLKELIESGEIEKPLLVVGAPVGFVGASESKEFFKSVDVPYITIDGRKGGSTVTVAILHGILYQIYKREGF, translated from the coding sequence ATGAGAGAATATATAAAAGAACCACAACTTATTGAAAAAAGAAGTTTTGAAATAATAACTAGTGAGCTTGGGGATAAGATAAAAAACTTTACTGACGAGGAGCTACCAATAGTTAAAAGGGTTATCCATACAACAGCAGATTTTCAGTATGCTGACCTTATAAAATTTCTAAATAATCCAATAGAAAGTGGGAAAAAAGCACTTTTAGAGGGGACAAAAATATATTGTGATACCAATATGATAGTAAATGGGCTTAGCAAAATGGTTTTAAAAAAATTTGGTTGTACAGCTTATACTTTGGTGTCAGATGAAGAAGTGGCAAGAGAGAGCAAAGAAAGAGGGGTTACTCGTTCAATAGTTGGGATAGAACATGCCTCAAGGGATACGGATACAAAGATATTTTTAATTGGGAATGCTCCAACAGCTCTTTATAGATTAAAGGAGCTTATAGAAAGTGGAGAGATTGAAAAACCACTGCTTGTAGTGGGAGCACCTGTTGGATTTGTAGGAGCTAGTGAGTCAAAGGAATTTTTCAAATCAGTTGATGTACCATATATCACTATTGACGGAAGAAAAGGGGGAAGTACAGTAACTGTGGCAATACTTCACGGAATATTGTATCAGATTTATAAAAGAGAGGGATTTTAA
- the hemC gene encoding hydroxymethylbilane synthase has product MKKKFLIGTRGSELALAQTKIVKSLLESRFPDYEFEIKIIVTTGDKDLSTNWGSQGVSIKNFFTKEIEKELLEGDIDFAVHSMKDMPSILPNGLIMAGVPIREDNRDIFISKNSQKLMELPPNPIIGTSSLRRSQCIKQIRPDAIIKPLRGNIHTRIRKLYEEDYDGIVLAGAGLLRTGLSNKITEFFDIEDVVPAPAQGALCIEYRENDEVVKNLLDAITDLEVTKVIEAEREFSKIFDGGCHTPIGCSGKIVEENGEKFIELFGMYSMNGKFYKRKMFGKLDKNIMVARLLASLLKGDIDG; this is encoded by the coding sequence ATGAAAAAGAAATTTCTAATAGGAACAAGGGGAAGTGAACTTGCTCTTGCTCAAACAAAGATAGTTAAATCTCTACTTGAAAGTAGATTCCCTGACTATGAATTTGAAATAAAAATAATCGTTACAACTGGAGATAAAGACCTCTCTACTAACTGGGGTAGCCAAGGGGTATCTATTAAGAATTTTTTCACTAAGGAGATTGAAAAAGAGTTACTTGAGGGAGATATTGATTTTGCAGTACACTCAATGAAAGATATGCCAAGCATTTTACCTAATGGTTTAATAATGGCAGGGGTACCAATCCGTGAGGACAACAGAGATATATTTATTTCAAAAAATTCTCAAAAACTTATGGAACTGCCACCAAATCCCATTATTGGGACAAGCTCTCTTAGACGTAGTCAATGTATAAAACAAATAAGACCTGATGCAATAATAAAACCACTTAGAGGAAATATCCACACAAGAATCAGAAAATTATATGAGGAAGATTATGACGGGATTGTTCTTGCTGGAGCTGGGCTTTTAAGAACAGGTCTGAGTAATAAGATAACTGAATTTTTTGATATAGAAGACGTTGTACCTGCACCAGCACAAGGGGCTTTATGTATCGAGTATAGAGAAAATGATGAGGTTGTAAAAAATCTACTTGACGCTATAACCGACTTAGAAGTAACAAAAGTTATTGAGGCTGAAAGGGAGTTTTCTAAGATATTTGACGGTGGTTGTCACACTCCTATTGGTTGCAGTGGTAAGATAGTTGAAGAAAATGGGGAAAAATTTATTGAGCTTTTTGGAATGTACTCTATGAATGGCAAGTTTTACAAAAGAAAGATGTTTGGAAAATTGGATAAAAATATAATGGTAGCAAGGCTTTTAGCCTCACTTTTAAAAGGTGATATAGATGGATAA
- the cobA gene encoding uroporphyrinogen-III C-methyltransferase produces the protein MDKGKIYFVGAGAGDFELLTLKGKRYIENADCIIYDRLINDKILSFAKSNAELIYLGKENTEGGLLQERINQTLVKKAISGKYKNIVRLKGGDSFVFGRGGEEIEAILPHNIPFEMVPGISSSIAVPEYAGIPVTHRKIARSFHVFTGMTADDDSLDFETIAKLQGTLVFLMGVKNLETITKSLIKYGKNPETPIGIIERGCEARQNTTIGTLENIMTKAQGIKPPAIIIIGQVVEKRELYKWFEDKPLFGKKVVVTREAREGYKFGSQIERLGGKAISLPMIDLIDDMMDFDYKELKNYQGIMFNSPNGVKFFFEHIDDIRNIAHLKIGAIGSKTSQELKKYKITPDVMPSEYLSENLAFEMTKVTSEGDKIFIMTSDVSPIDEASFSKKYKREFKKYIGYKNIPCNTTKENIIDTIKGATHITFFSGSSAENFFKTLEDDSLLEGIKVISIGPSTTRKIREFSQIPVIECKIYTGDEILKNLEIF, from the coding sequence ATGGATAAAGGAAAAATCTATTTTGTAGGGGCTGGAGCTGGAGATTTTGAACTTTTGACCCTAAAAGGAAAAAGATATATAGAAAATGCCGATTGTATTATCTATGACAGACTTATAAATGATAAGATACTTAGTTTTGCAAAATCTAATGCAGAACTAATTTACCTTGGAAAAGAAAATACAGAGGGGGGACTTCTTCAAGAGAGAATAAACCAAACTCTTGTGAAAAAAGCTATCTCTGGAAAATATAAAAATATTGTCCGTCTGAAAGGTGGAGATTCCTTTGTATTCGGTAGAGGAGGAGAGGAGATAGAGGCGATACTTCCTCACAATATCCCTTTTGAAATGGTACCGGGGATTTCATCATCTATCGCTGTACCAGAATATGCTGGTATCCCTGTTACTCATAGGAAAATTGCTCGTTCATTCCACGTATTTACAGGTATGACAGCTGATGATGATAGTTTAGATTTTGAAACTATTGCAAAACTTCAAGGAACTTTGGTATTTTTAATGGGAGTTAAAAATCTAGAAACTATCACAAAATCCCTTATAAAATATGGTAAAAATCCTGAAACACCTATCGGAATAATAGAAAGAGGTTGCGAGGCTCGTCAAAATACAACTATTGGGACTTTAGAAAATATAATGACAAAGGCTCAGGGGATAAAACCACCTGCTATTATTATAATTGGTCAGGTTGTCGAAAAAAGAGAACTATATAAATGGTTTGAGGATAAGCCACTGTTTGGTAAAAAGGTGGTTGTTACTCGTGAGGCTCGTGAGGGGTATAAGTTTGGCTCTCAAATTGAAAGACTTGGAGGAAAGGCTATATCTTTACCTATGATAGACCTTATAGATGATATGATGGATTTTGATTACAAAGAGCTTAAAAACTATCAAGGGATAATGTTTAACTCACCAAATGGTGTAAAATTTTTCTTTGAACATATAGATGATATAAGAAATATAGCTCATCTTAAAATTGGGGCTATCGGTAGCAAGACTTCCCAAGAGCTAAAAAAATATAAAATAACTCCTGATGTTATGCCAAGTGAATATTTAAGTGAAAATCTAGCTTTTGAGATGACTAAGGTTACAAGTGAAGGGGACAAGATATTTATTATGACCTCTGATGTATCTCCTATTGACGAGGCAAGTTTTTCAAAAAAATATAAAAGAGAGTTTAAAAAATATATTGGGTATAAGAATATCCCTTGCAACACAACAAAAGAGAATATAATAGATACTATCAAAGGGGCTACTCATATTACTTTCTTTAGTGGGTCTAGTGCTGAGAATTTTTTCAAAACCTTAGAAGATGACAGTCTTCTTGAGGGAATAAAGGTAATCTCAATAGGTCCATCTACCACTCGTAAAATAAGGGAGTTTAGCCAAATACCTGTGATAGAGTGTAAAATCTATACTGGTGATGAAATTTTAAAAAATTTAGAAATCTTTTAA
- a CDS encoding cobyrinate a,c-diamide synthase codes for MKGFIIAGTKSGIGKTTITLGLMKNFQNVSPFKIGPDYIDGRFHEYATKNPSYNLDYFLMKEEGIKYSFLKHRKDISIIEGVMGLYDGLGDSLTNGSTAHISKILNLPIILVVDGEKRGTSISAEVLGYKNFDSEINICGVIINRVTSKKAYDILASSIEKYTGITCLGYLLKIQEVELGERHLGLIQAGEDEKLEEKLEILASKIKETINLDKILELTEIKTKENEIVDKLISGTIINTNKVINLKSKIISLDKKDKYQGVTIGIAKDSAFSFYYNDNIEFLKGLGVEIRYFSPIKDKTIPDNVDILYFGGGYPENYGETLSKNQSMIDSIRDFYSRNGVIYGECGGYIYLSKSLTTLDDKTYNFVGVTDRSFVMKNRLNIKRFGYIDVNFKGFSYPAHEFHYSEVIGGREGVFKISKKDGRSWDCGYEDKNLLCGYPHIHFFTSKDLIFDLLDRALAYREKKNRFSFMDFFNFGNFRKGKE; via the coding sequence ATGAAAGGGTTTATTATTGCTGGAACTAAGAGCGGTATAGGCAAGACAACTATAACACTTGGACTTATGAAAAATTTTCAAAATGTATCTCCTTTTAAGATAGGACCTGACTATATAGACGGGAGATTTCACGAATATGCTACCAAAAATCCAAGCTACAACCTAGATTATTTTCTTATGAAAGAGGAGGGTATAAAATATAGTTTCCTAAAACATAGAAAAGATATATCTATAATCGAGGGTGTAATGGGACTTTATGACGGACTGGGAGATAGTCTCACAAATGGAAGTACAGCTCATATTTCAAAAATCTTAAATCTTCCAATAATTCTAGTAGTAGACGGAGAAAAAAGAGGGACTAGTATATCTGCTGAAGTCTTAGGATACAAAAACTTTGACTCTGAGATAAATATCTGTGGTGTTATCATAAATCGTGTAACTTCAAAAAAAGCCTATGATATTTTAGCAAGTTCTATTGAAAAATATACAGGGATAACTTGTCTTGGTTATCTACTAAAAATTCAAGAAGTAGAACTTGGAGAAAGACACCTTGGACTTATTCAAGCTGGTGAAGATGAAAAGCTTGAAGAAAAATTAGAGATACTAGCAAGTAAAATAAAAGAAACAATAAATCTTGATAAAATCTTAGAGCTAACTGAAATAAAAACAAAAGAAAATGAGATAGTTGATAAACTTATAAGTGGTACTATAATCAATACCAACAAGGTAATAAATCTAAAATCAAAAATAATCTCCCTTGATAAAAAAGACAAATATCAAGGGGTTACAATAGGTATTGCAAAGGACAGTGCTTTTAGTTTTTATTATAATGATAATATAGAGTTTTTAAAAGGTTTAGGGGTAGAGATAAGATATTTTTCACCAATAAAAGATAAAACTATTCCAGATAATGTGGATATACTATATTTTGGTGGAGGTTATCCTGAAAACTATGGAGAAACTTTATCTAAAAATCAAAGTATGATAGATTCAATAAGGGATTTTTACAGCAGAAATGGAGTTATATATGGAGAGTGTGGAGGATATATCTACCTTTCAAAATCTCTTACAACTTTAGATGACAAAACCTATAACTTTGTAGGGGTTACAGATAGAAGTTTTGTTATGAAAAATAGATTAAATATCAAAAGATTTGGATATATAGATGTAAACTTTAAAGGATTTTCCTACCCTGCTCACGAATTTCACTATTCTGAGGTTATAGGTGGCAGAGAGGGAGTGTTTAAAATCTCAAAAAAAGACGGACGTAGCTGGGATTGTGGCTACGAAGATAAAAATCTTCTGTGTGGCTATCCACATATCCATTTTTTTACAAGCAAAGATTTGATATTTGACTTGCTTGATAGGGCTTTGGCATACAGAGAAAAGAAAAATCGTTTTAGTTTTATGGATTTTTTTAATTTTGGAAATTTTAGAAAGGGAAAAGAGTAA